The DNA window TCGCACCCGATGATCTTCGAAGGAATCCACGTCGCCTCTTGCCCCGAAGCCGCCGTTGCCACCAGGAACGTCAAGACGAGCCAACGGCACAAGCTCCATCGAGCATAGGCTTTCATCGGAGACCTCGTTCACTGCGCCGTCATGTCACGGATCGACCGACGGCAACGCATTCGAGCCGCCACCGATGATCACGTGCAGGAACGTCATGCGCGCGACAGAGTTCGTCTGGTCGTGGTTGGTGACTCGCAGCTTGTTTCCGACGACTCTCAACAGATTCGAGGGATCGGAAACCTTCACGATCGTCAAGTCCGTGGCAGCCGGGTAGTTCCAAAGCGCCATCGCCTGACCCAGCGTGTTCCAGCCGGCATCGAAGGTGACCAGCACCATAGAGACTACGCAAAACAAAACGCTTGTCAAGGAAAGCTCAGGGTGCTACGCCCACAGCCTGTCGTGTAGACTCCCTTCGCCGGATTGTAGCCGAATCTGCCTGCCCTCCTGACGCCACGGAGCGCCTATGCGCCTCTACTTCACGCGCCACGGCGAGAGCGAAGCGAACACACGGCGAATCTACGTGAACCGCGCGGAGGGCTTTCCGTTGACCGAGACCGGCGTCCGGCAGGCGGACGCCCTCGCCGAATCGCTCGTCGGCGCGGGGATCGCCCGCATCTTCACGAGTCCGCTGATCCGCGCCGTCCAGACGGCGGAGATCGTCGCGGCGCGGCTGCGCATCGCCGCCGTGACGCCCGACGAGGGACTCCGCGAGTTCGACGTCGGCGACTATGAGATGCAAGAGTACACGCCGGAGAGCAGTGCCCAGTTCGAGGAGACGATGCGCCGTTGGCTGATCGACGGGGACCTGGGCGCGCGCGTGGGCGGCGGTGAGAGCCAACGCGACATCGAGCGTCGGTTTCTACCGTTCATCGAACACGTGTTGAGCGAGGACGGCGACGCGCTCTTGGTGAGCCACGGCGGGGTCTTCGCGGCGGGGCTGCCGCTCGTCCTGGCGAACGTGGCGCCGGAGTTCGCCTTCCGGCGGCGTCTGAGGAACACGGAGGTCGTGATCGCGGAGGTGATCGGCGGCGAGCTCCGGTGCGTACGATTCGGGGACGTGGAGTTCGACTGAGGGCGGCCTAGCGGATCGGGAGGGATGACGTGCGGGTTCTCATCACGGGCGGAACGGGCTTCGTCGGGGCGGAGATCGCTCGGATGCTCGTCGCGCGGGGCGACGAGGTGACGCTGTTCAGCCGGAGCGGCGCGACGGATCGCGTGGCAGACATCGCCGATGGGCTGACGATCCGGCGCGGCGACGTCGGTGACTTCGACCACGTCCTGCACGCGGTCAAGGAGGCGGCTCCGGAAGTCATCTACCATCTGGGAGCGATGCTGTCGGTTCCGTCGGAGGCGGACCCGTCCGGCTCCATCCAGGCGAACGTGTTGGGGACGTTCTACGTCTTCGAGGCGGCGCGGTTGTTCGACGTGCCGAAGGTCCTCTTCGCGAGCAGCATGGCGGTCTTCGGGTCGGGCGTCCACGACGGCGTCATGCGCGACGACTCGATCCAGAAGCCGACGCTCATCTACGGCGCGACGAAGCTCTTCGGCGAGAATCTGGCGAGCTTCTACCGGCGGAAGTACGGTCTCGACGTGCGGGGGTTCCGCTATCCGTCCGTCGTGGGACCCGGTGTCAGCAATCCGGGCGTTGTCCAGTACACGTCGTGGATGATCGAGGAGAGCGCGAAGGGGAACCCGTTCGTCGTGTGGGTGAAGCCGGAGACGCGCTGCCCGCTGCTCTACTACAAGGACGCCGCGAGGGGAACCATCGAGCTGGCGGACGCGCCGGCAGACCGGATCGAGACGGTTCACTACCTGATGGACGGCGTGCCGCCGACGCCCAGCGCGGGCGAGATCGCCGATGCCGTTCGCGCGCGCATACCAACGGCGCGCATCTCCTTCGAGCCGAACCTCGAGACGCAGGCGCTGCTCGACAAAGCCCTCCTGCCCATCGACGACAGCGCGGCGGAACGCGAATGGGACTGGCAGCCCCGGTTCGACCTCGACGCGATGGTCGACGACTTCCTCCGCGAGATGCGCGACCGCGCCTCCTGATCGCGCCTATCCCGTCCCGCTGAGCCCGAAGCAGTGCGCCTGCCTGCACCTCGCCCGTTGATTGAGCCTGGCTCATCCGCTACACAACCCGAAGCGACGACCGGAGCCCGACGCTCGCCATCGGTGGCGCAGTCGATGCGGGCACGCCGGGTGAGTACACCATCATCTACACAGCAACGGACGCTAGCGGCAACTCGTCGACTGAGACGCGCACGGTAATCGTCAAGGACACCATCGCGCCGTCCATCACGGCATCGCTGACGCCGACGATCAACCCAGCCGGTGAGCCCGCCAAGAAGGGAGCCGTGCCCGCCGGAGGGAAGAAGTCCGACGGCAGCAACCCGAACGGATTCTTCCTCGTCCGCTACTTGGTCACCGACACGTGCAATGAGTCGCCGACCGTCTCGGCGACGATCGCCGGGTACGTCGTCGCTGACGGCGAGATGGTCAATGTCACCTACGACCCGAAGGCTCTCGAGCCGACGACCAACCTGATGGGTCCGACGAGGATCAAGCACATCGTCAGCCCAGCCCTTCCCGCGCTGGTCGTCGGCGCGCTGGACGCCAGCGGGAACGTGGCGACGAAGGAGGTCGCCGCGAGCGTGCCTCCGGCGGTTGCCGTCCGTCCTGCGCCCATCTTCACGCGCCTCATGGCGAACGACCCCAACCCCTTCAACCCGGAGACGTGGATTCCCTTCGAGCTGAAGGAAGGCTCCGCCGTCACGGTGAGCGTCTACGACGTGGCGGGTTCCCTGGTGCGCAAGCTCGACCTGGGCTACCGCGAGCCGGGCTACTACACGTCGCGTGACGAGGCGGCGTACTGAGACGGTCGGAACGAGCTCGGGGAGAGGGTCGCGAGCGGGGTGTACGTCTACGAGCTCCGCGCGGGCAGCTTCCGCGAG is part of the Candidatus Poribacteria bacterium genome and encodes:
- a CDS encoding histidine phosphatase family protein, whose translation is MRLYFTRHGESEANTRRIYVNRAEGFPLTETGVRQADALAESLVGAGIARIFTSPLIRAVQTAEIVAARLRIAAVTPDEGLREFDVGDYEMQEYTPESSAQFEETMRRWLIDGDLGARVGGGESQRDIERRFLPFIEHVLSEDGDALLVSHGGVFAAGLPLVLANVAPEFAFRRRLRNTEVVIAEVIGGELRCVRFGDVEFD
- a CDS encoding NAD-dependent epimerase/dehydratase family protein, coding for MGRDDVRVLITGGTGFVGAEIARMLVARGDEVTLFSRSGATDRVADIADGLTIRRGDVGDFDHVLHAVKEAAPEVIYHLGAMLSVPSEADPSGSIQANVLGTFYVFEAARLFDVPKVLFASSMAVFGSGVHDGVMRDDSIQKPTLIYGATKLFGENLASFYRRKYGLDVRGFRYPSVVGPGVSNPGVVQYTSWMIEESAKGNPFVVWVKPETRCPLLYYKDAARGTIELADAPADRIETVHYLMDGVPPTPSAGEIADAVRARIPTARISFEPNLETQALLDKALLPIDDSAAEREWDWQPRFDLDAMVDDFLREMRDRAS